The following nucleotide sequence is from Halobacillus mangrovi.
GAGTACAACCATTACTGTCGCTGGGTGAGTGAGCAGTTGGAATCTTGTCAGTTCGGGAAAAATGTTCGAGACGTGATCCCTTTTAAGAAGGAAGGAGAACAGGTTTATCAGCTGAACGTTATGGATGAAGACACACAAACAATGACGTCCTTCTTCTCAAGAAACGTTGTGGTTGGCATTGGGACAGTCCCAGCGGTGCCTGAACCTTTTAAGCAACATTTAGGTTCATCGCTCTTTCATACTTCTGATTATTTAGCCAACAAAGCTGATATTGGAAGTAATCAGTCCGTAGTTGTGATTGGGTCTGGTCAGAGTGCAGCGGAGGTTTTCCTGGATGTTGCTCGGCATCAGCAGGAATACGGTGGAAGCCTTGAGTGGTACACGAGATCAAAAGGGTTTTTCCCGATGGAGTATTCAAAGCTCGGGTTAGAGTATTTCTCTCCTGATTATACCGAATTTTTCTATAAACTTCCTCAGACAAAGAAGGATGAACTGATCAAGGAACAAGATTTGCTGTACAAAGGAATCAGTGCGGAAACGATCAGTGATATTTATGACCACCTATATGAAAGATCGATAGGGAATGAACAAGTTTCTATCCATCTACAAGCCATGACAGAAATGACTGATTTGGAAACAAATCATGATAAGTGGAAACTGAAAGGTGTCCATAGGGTTAAAAATGAGGCGGTAATGACAGAAGCAGATATAGTTATTCTTGGGACAGGTTATCAGCCTGCCGTTCCAACTTTTTTGAACACTATGAAGAATTGGATAGAATGGGATGGTTATGGCCGTTATCACGTAAAAAAAGGATATGGGCTAGATACTGCTCTTAAAGGTAGTGGTGAGATTTTTATTCAAAATGGCGAACTCCATACCCACGGCGTAGGAGCTCCTGACTTAGGATTAGGTGCTCATCGGAACGCTGTGATTATCAACCAATTGGCCAAAAGAGAAGTGTACAAGGTTGAGCACAAGAATGTATTTCAATCATTTGAAGCTCATCAACCTGTAAAGCAACCACAATTTTCAATCAACTAAAAATTGATCATTATTAGAAAGGCAGGGATAGGATGCAATATAAAGACGAAGTTCAAACCACTCTTCAGGCATCTAATTGGAAAAAGGTAAATCAAAAATTGATGGCTAAAATGCTGGCTGAATATATGTATGAAGACATGATTCAACCCGTTGTAATTGGGAAGGAAGCGAAGGGTCATTTGTATGAGCTTCAGATCTCACAACAGAAAAAATATCAGTATAAGGCTGAGTCACGTCTTTTTGATAGTTTTGATGTAAAGTGGTGGACGATTAAAAAGATTGATGGATCCAAGGAAATTGATGCTGAGAGTGCGGTTGAATTGTTAGTAGATCTTAAAGAGATCATTGGCATGTCACCAGAAACGACTGGTCATTTGATTAAGGAAATGAACGCAACCTTGATTGCAGATGCTCATTTAATGGAAAAGGAAGCCACTTCCGATAATCTTCTTAACGTGGATTATGCTGACCTTGAAGGATATATGAAAGGCCACCCTTGGATTACATACAACAAAGGGAGAATTGGTTTTGGTTATGATGATTACCTCGCTTATTCTCCTGAGCAGCAAAAAAAGCTGAAACTATCATGGCTGGCTGTCCATCAAAGTCTGGCTAGTTTCCAAACTATTACGGGACTATCTTATCAGGATTTACTTGATCAGGAATTAAGCAAGAATGAAAAACTCCGCTTTGCGGGAGAAGTAGAAAAAGCGGGGCAGGATCCTAACGAATATTATTTCTTCCCTGTGCACGAATGGCAATGGAAGAATGTATTGATTCAGAACTTCCCGGAAGAAATTGCTCATCGTAAGCTTATTCCGTTAGGTGACGGGGATGATCACTATCTCCCTCAGCAATCGATCCGGACATTTGTGAACAAAACTTCAAAACAGAAACATCATGTCAAATTACCGATGAGTATCCTGAATACACTTGTCTATCGAGGTCTGCCAGCTGAACGGACAGTGATTGCGCCTAAGGTGACAGAATTGATCAAAGGAATTCATGAACAGGATTCATTCTTGAAAGATGAATGCAGGGTTATTCTTCCAGGTGAAAATGCGAGTATCAATGTCGATCAAAAAAATTTTACAGCCGTAGAAAATGCTCCTTATCAATACTTAGAGATGCTAGGTACGATATGGAGAGAGAGCATATATACGTATTTAGTAGAAGGAGAGCAAGCGATTACACTGGCAGCTTTACTCCACGAAGATCATAATGAAAAGCCGTTTGTAAAGAGTCTGATAGAAGCGTCGGGTTTAAAAACTGAGGATTGGATGAGCCAGTTCTTCAAGGTGGTCATGGATCCGCTTCTTCACTATCTCTATCAGTATGGAACTGTCTTTTCTCCGCATGGGCAAAATACAATTCTCGTTTTGAAGGAGGCAGTACCGCATCGCTTAGCTATTAAAGACTTCGTTGATGATGTAAATATCACTGACCAAGATTTCCCAGAATTATACGGTCTGTCTTCTGATTTGAAATCAGTTCTTAGAAGCGAGCCCCCAGAAGGATTGACCCAATTTATCTTTACAGGATTATTTATCTGTCACTTGCGTTATTTAAGTCATGTCCTTGAGAATCACAAGCTTCTTCCTGAAAAGGAGTTCTGGGCACTATTAGCAGATGCTATTCACGAGTATCAGGATCGTTTCTCTCATCTGAAGGATCGTTTCGAGCTGTTCGATTTCTTCCAGCCGGAATTAACAAAGCTTTGTCTGAATCGAAATCGAATGGTGGACTATGGGTATTCTGATGGGGACGACCGGCCCCATGCATCCGAATTCGGAAAAGTCTCCAACGCTCTATTTGAATTCAGAGAAAGAACTAACATATAGATTTTATTCGTTATAAAAAAAGGATGATCATCATTGACTATCGTTGTTCAAAAGTATGGAGGGACGTCGTTAAGCACTACAAAAAGGATCAAAGAAGTTACGGAACGTATTTTGGAAGAGAAAAGAAAAGGAAACCAGGTGGTTGTGGTTGTATCTGCGATGGGGAGTTCAACGGATTCTTTAGTAGAAATGTCCAAAGATGTTTCCTCTCATCCTGACCCACGGGAAATGGATATGCTTTTATCAACAGGAGAACAAGTCACAAGCTCCCTTGTTGCCCTTGCTCTCCGGGATCAAGGAGCAGATGCACTGTCCCTAACAGGAGAGCAGGCTGGTATCCATACAGAGGAGACCTTTGGGGATGCCTCTATATCGTTTATTGACACCCCGAAGATAAAAGTTCATCTGGATGAGAACAAAATTGTTGTTGTAGCAGGGTTTCAAGGTGTATCTGAAAAGGGGGAAATCTGCACATTAGGGCGAGGAGGATCAGACACGACAGCCGCTTCTTTAGCTGCAGAGCTTCACGCAGATCGGTGTGAGATCTTTACAGATGTAGAAGGAGTTTTTACGGCTGACCCCAGAGTTGTGAAAGAAGCCAAAAAAATTCCTGAACTTACTTATAAACAGATGCAGGATCTTGCTGATATGGGGGCAGGAGTTGTGCATCCAAGGGCCGTCCTATATGCATATAGAAATAACGTTCCTTTGTTCGTGCGTTCAAGTTTTGATCAACAGGAAGGGACAAGGATTGATCACTTTCGCGAGCAAACGAATGTAACTGGGATTGCAGTAGAAAAAGACTTAACATGTGTGACTATTATAGGTAAGGAAAAGACAAACCTTTCCGAAGAAGCATCGGCAATGATAAAGATAATTGAGGCTGCAGGGATCGCGATAAGGAGAGCGCTGATTATAGAAGATCGGTATTCATTCTCATTTATCATACAAAGCAAAGAACTGAAACAAACTTATTCCCTGTTACAAGGAAGACCATGGATCTCTAAAGTTTCTTATGAGAATAGAGCAGCTGTTTCCATAGTTTTTAGCCATGAGCGTCTAGCAAATGTTAGTAATCGACTAGGTAGGATACTAATGACAAAAAGGGATAGAGCAGATATCATTTTCCACAGTCCCAGAGTATGGCGCATTATTGTACCTGAATACGAATTGGCACTTACAGCACAACTGCTCCATGATGCATTTATAGAAAAGCCTAATTTGTCAATATCTTTATAAAAATAGTAGAACCCGTGGAATTTAAAAGATCCACGGGACTCTTTTCTTTCATAAATTCGTCCTGAGCCCCTATGGTTGCCGTTCAAAAGGCAATGTCATACAGCGGATACCGCCGCCTCCTTTTTCAAGTTCCGTTACATCGACTTCAATCAACTTTTTCTTTTTTAACACCGAATGATGAGAGAAGATCTTCTTGTTCACTTTTGAACTGATAAGCAAAGTTTCTGGATTCAGATTTAAAAAATTTAGGTTTGCAACCGTATCCCTTACATCAGGCTTGACGTCTGCTGTCCAGATAACCTTAAATCCGTGGCGGTTCAAGAATTGTTCCATCATTTCATAGTGCTCTCCATGTTCGTCGACCATTTGAACCGGAAAAAAACGCATGTAACTTTTGGCAAGGAAAAGGTTCTTACCGACAACGTTTCCGTTCATATCTAAGTGCATCGTGTCCCCACGACGGGGAAGATCAATAACACCAATTTCTGAAAAACCTGCATTAAAAATTTCCTCTTTCATCTTTTGAATGCTTGTCATACTTGTTCGTAGTCCTGTATTTATAAAGACAGCATCTTTATTTAGAACTAATACGTCGCCATATTCCAGTGCTTGGACTGAATCATTTGCTTCGATCGGAAAGGTAGAGGAATCAAACCATTTATTAAATAAAAGATGGGACATGACATATTCGGGTCTCCTCATTGATGTACCCGCTTCGCCTGGGAGAAGTTTATTTCCAAATACACACCCTAGATCACGGACAAATACCCGATTAATCAACTGTTTGTGGATCATATTATCTTTTGAAGATAGATAGTCGGAGTAATCAATCACCTTTACGCCTTCTTGCTCCATAACGGAGACCATCACCTGATGGTTTTCTCTAGCTTTATCCTGGCTGACTGGTTTTTCCCACTGTACATCATCCGCTGTTTGTTGATCAGGCACATCGATCTCTGAAGGGCCGCATACGACTACACATTTTAATTCATCTGTTTCATTCCAACAGTTCAAATGTACATCCATTGAAGACCTGCTCCTTTCACTTCACTCTTCCTACTTTCTCCTCACAAGGAGAAAATCATTCGATATCAGCACATATTCATCATGCATTATCTTCAAACTAAAGCAAAAAGTGCAGGAGAGGATTGGCATGGCTAAGTGTCCGAAACCAGAAGCGAAAATTGCTTGGTGGCAGATGTCATTTATTGGCGTGGGGTGCATTATCGGAACTGGATATTTTTTAGGCTCAAGTATTGCCATACAAAAAGCAGGGTCTTCCGTGCTAATGGCTTATCTACTTGCCGGTTTAGGTACGTGGATTGTATTTGAAAGTCTGGCGAAACTGACGGCTCATCATCCTGAAAAAGGTTCCTTTCGCACATATGCCAAACAGGCGTACGGAAATTGGGCGGGCTTTAGTAACGGTTGGGTATACTGGTCGTCCGAAATGCTGATCATGGGAAGCCAGCTGACGGCACTTGCGATTTTTGCTCAATTTTGGTTCCCACAATTGGCCTTATGGGTATTGGCCGCAATCTTTGCTGCATTGGGGTTGTTGATCATTCTCATGGGGGTTAAAAAAGTAGAACAAATGGAAAGCGTTTTTGGATTAATGAAAGTGGCTGCTATCGTTATGTTTGTACTCATTGCCTTGGCAGCCCTAATGGGGTGGATTGGCGGGGATAAAACGGAAGTTCCGACAGCTCCTTTTCAAACCCTTTTCCCCAATGGAGGAGTTGGTTTATGGGGCGCTTTTCTATATGCTTTTTATGCTTTTGGCGGGATTGAAGTGATGGGACTTATGGCTCGGGAACTGAAAAAGCCAAAGGATGCACCTAAGTCAGGTAAGGTCATGCTCCTGGTTTTAACTTCTTTTTACCTCATCTCTATTTTCTTTGTTCTTAAGCTCGTTCCATCTATAGAAATCAATGCTGATGAAAGTCCATTTATTACGGCATTAGTACAATTTGATCTTCCATGGGTTCCTCATCTATTTAATAGTGTATTAATCATTGCCGGTTTTTCTACAATGGTCGCTTCGCTGTATGCAGTCACAACGATGTTAGTCACTCTGGCAGAGGAGGGCGACGCTCCTAAAATATTTTCCGTTGAAGGAAGGTGGAGTATTCCCACCTCTGCATTTGGACTAACTGCTGCCGTAGTCATTCTATCTATCCTTGTTGCGATTCTTTTACCTGAAAGGATTTTTGAATATTTGACCACAGCTGCGGGTTTGATGCTTTTGTACAATTGGATATTTATTCTTCTTTCTTTTAAAAAGTTGATGGGAAATAC
It contains:
- a CDS encoding aspartate kinase; amino-acid sequence: MTIVVQKYGGTSLSTTKRIKEVTERILEEKRKGNQVVVVVSAMGSSTDSLVEMSKDVSSHPDPREMDMLLSTGEQVTSSLVALALRDQGADALSLTGEQAGIHTEETFGDASISFIDTPKIKVHLDENKIVVVAGFQGVSEKGEICTLGRGGSDTTAASLAAELHADRCEIFTDVEGVFTADPRVVKEAKKIPELTYKQMQDLADMGAGVVHPRAVLYAYRNNVPLFVRSSFDQQEGTRIDHFREQTNVTGIAVEKDLTCVTIIGKEKTNLSEEASAMIKIIEAAGIAIRRALIIEDRYSFSFIIQSKELKQTYSLLQGRPWISKVSYENRAAVSIVFSHERLANVSNRLGRILMTKRDRADIIFHSPRVWRIIVPEYELALTAQLLHDAFIEKPNLSISL
- a CDS encoding arginine deiminase family protein, with the translated sequence MDVHLNCWNETDELKCVVVCGPSEIDVPDQQTADDVQWEKPVSQDKARENHQVMVSVMEQEGVKVIDYSDYLSSKDNMIHKQLINRVFVRDLGCVFGNKLLPGEAGTSMRRPEYVMSHLLFNKWFDSSTFPIEANDSVQALEYGDVLVLNKDAVFINTGLRTSMTSIQKMKEEIFNAGFSEIGVIDLPRRGDTMHLDMNGNVVGKNLFLAKSYMRFFPVQMVDEHGEHYEMMEQFLNRHGFKVIWTADVKPDVRDTVANLNFLNLNPETLLISSKVNKKIFSHHSVLKKKKLIEVDVTELEKGGGGIRCMTLPFERQP
- a CDS encoding lysine N(6)-hydroxylase/L-ornithine N(5)-oxygenase family protein encodes the protein MNPYVTPSSQIYDVIGIGLGPFNLGMAALLDSVPDVTSLFFEKEKEFNWHPNMLIEGTTLQVPFLADLVSMADVKSKYSFLHYLQEHNRLYHFYFYEKFHIPRKEYNHYCRWVSEQLESCQFGKNVRDVIPFKKEGEQVYQLNVMDEDTQTMTSFFSRNVVVGIGTVPAVPEPFKQHLGSSLFHTSDYLANKADIGSNQSVVVIGSGQSAAEVFLDVARHQQEYGGSLEWYTRSKGFFPMEYSKLGLEYFSPDYTEFFYKLPQTKKDELIKEQDLLYKGISAETISDIYDHLYERSIGNEQVSIHLQAMTEMTDLETNHDKWKLKGVHRVKNEAVMTEADIVILGTGYQPAVPTFLNTMKNWIEWDGYGRYHVKKGYGLDTALKGSGEIFIQNGELHTHGVGAPDLGLGAHRNAVIINQLAKREVYKVEHKNVFQSFEAHQPVKQPQFSIN
- a CDS encoding amino acid permease, whose protein sequence is MAKCPKPEAKIAWWQMSFIGVGCIIGTGYFLGSSIAIQKAGSSVLMAYLLAGLGTWIVFESLAKLTAHHPEKGSFRTYAKQAYGNWAGFSNGWVYWSSEMLIMGSQLTALAIFAQFWFPQLALWVLAAIFAALGLLIILMGVKKVEQMESVFGLMKVAAIVMFVLIALAALMGWIGGDKTEVPTAPFQTLFPNGGVGLWGAFLYAFYAFGGIEVMGLMARELKKPKDAPKSGKVMLLVLTSFYLISIFFVLKLVPSIEINADESPFITALVQFDLPWVPHLFNSVLIIAGFSTMVASLYAVTTMLVTLAEEGDAPKIFSVEGRWSIPTSAFGLTAAVVILSILVAILLPERIFEYLTTAAGLMLLYNWIFILLSFKKLMGNTAIDMVKIIVAFLLILIAIGGTLFDQISRAGFFVSMGFIAVITIATFFKQKKFGDN
- a CDS encoding IucA/IucC family protein — its product is MQYKDEVQTTLQASNWKKVNQKLMAKMLAEYMYEDMIQPVVIGKEAKGHLYELQISQQKKYQYKAESRLFDSFDVKWWTIKKIDGSKEIDAESAVELLVDLKEIIGMSPETTGHLIKEMNATLIADAHLMEKEATSDNLLNVDYADLEGYMKGHPWITYNKGRIGFGYDDYLAYSPEQQKKLKLSWLAVHQSLASFQTITGLSYQDLLDQELSKNEKLRFAGEVEKAGQDPNEYYFFPVHEWQWKNVLIQNFPEEIAHRKLIPLGDGDDHYLPQQSIRTFVNKTSKQKHHVKLPMSILNTLVYRGLPAERTVIAPKVTELIKGIHEQDSFLKDECRVILPGENASINVDQKNFTAVENAPYQYLEMLGTIWRESIYTYLVEGEQAITLAALLHEDHNEKPFVKSLIEASGLKTEDWMSQFFKVVMDPLLHYLYQYGTVFSPHGQNTILVLKEAVPHRLAIKDFVDDVNITDQDFPELYGLSSDLKSVLRSEPPEGLTQFIFTGLFICHLRYLSHVLENHKLLPEKEFWALLADAIHEYQDRFSHLKDRFELFDFFQPELTKLCLNRNRMVDYGYSDGDDRPHASEFGKVSNALFEFRERTNI